A single window of Columba livia isolate bColLiv1 breed racing homer chromosome 16, bColLiv1.pat.W.v2, whole genome shotgun sequence DNA harbors:
- the TTI1 gene encoding TELO2-interacting protein 1 homolog — translation MAVFDTPQEAFGALRPVCVQLTRAQTPENVARLQAQLAAVGAAALQELQEYVLFPLRFALRAPGPRRERLAQSAVRCVSAVLAATRVRRPELLRELLSELGTCLPAPGASGKPAPQAEELTLAVIEALRTLLHSAHGDVVLSLYQPATLPLLGFAVSSLLGLAEHEKAKQIKICALKCLQVLVLQCDCQEHRCLDADEAQRCGDLFASFLPGISITLSRVITGDLKQGHKPTVSAIRLFYLIVGLVMADAQLARVPKNKEKLPVEQSRISELMVHRGPDWSKSTAEKLLLLLRKIVESSSVHPHWKVRLELVELVQHLLQNCSRSLVDSFSHLLKALVGLVNDENPEVQRRCQEVLQGMAEQGMVAQNRALADVLSENLHSLATALPRLINTQDDTGKVSTLSLLLGYLKLLGPKINFVLNSMSHLQRLSKALMQVLELDVTDVKIVEERGGGSASPCGPAGSLARRWQRKYFRFFTEEKVFQLLQQVCRVLGYYGNLYLLVDHFTALYSESGMYRKQAAMVLNELLAGAAGMGVDVLREREVSPNVDDLKGSVTSVLDEYTDQANWYLVTSIDAEEISHEHSVQHSKLSARPRGACSSVLLPSPEPPATTRTMNSNIWQICIQLEGIGCFAAVLGREFRLLLLSTLYPVLEKAGDKTLLISETALGTLADICEACGYDSVQSLINENSDYLVNGISLNLRQLVHQPHASQVLDTMLRHSDASLLPLVEDVIQDVLAALDQSYNHQAPTFLRVLHSVMTALVRWFGSSCSEELQAAEGQSRTLSLGPQVVTGQELQQFFLDYVRQKQIAEGDLPDTDEEADEVQPCAKLDPNGPDTEGEAPLPSHAQLAKDTMERCIHLLSDGNLRVRLQALDVLELCVTVLHPHGNHLLPLAHRAWPALVTRLISDDPLAVLRAFKVLCTLAQRCGDFLRQRFSRDVLPALTSSLRSQAPASARAGPIYSHTLAFKLQLAVLQGLGALCQRLDMGESDLNKVADACLIYLSAKQPMKLQEAAQSVFLHLMHMDPDSTWLLLSEICCPDRYRPPHASLQPVQLPGMGRQRDEFTDNILGLLEQLQQWESVEPWAGAHQDPPP, via the exons aTGGCCGTGTTCGACACCCCCCAGGAGGCCTTCGGCGCCCTGCGGCCCGTCTGCGTGCAGCTGACCCGGGCGCAGACTCCGGAGAACGTGGCGCGGCTGCAGGCCCAGCTGGCGGCGGTGGGCGCGGCGgcgctgcaggagctgcaggagtaCGTGCTGTTCCCGTTGCGCTTCGCGCTGCGGGCGCCGGGCCCGCGGCGGGAGCGGCtggcgcagagcgcggtgcggTGCGTGTCCGCCGTGCTCGCCGCCACCCGCGTGCGGCGGCCCGAGCTGCTGCGGGAGCTGCTCTCCGAGCTCGGCACCTGCCTGCCGGCCCCGGGCGCCTCCGGTAAACCGGCCCCGCAGGCGGAGGAGCTCACGCTGGCTGTGATCGAGGCGCTGCGCACCCTACTGCACTCAGCTCACGGGGATGTCGTCCTGTCCCTGTACCAGCCCGCCACCCTTCCGCTCCTGGGATTTGCTGTGTCTTCACTCCTGGGCCTGgcggagcacgagaaagcaaagcaaattaagATCTGTGCTTTGAAGTGCTTACAGGTCCTAGTCCTGCAGTGTGACTGCCAGGAGCATCGGTGCCTGGACGCAGACGAGGCGCAGCGATGTGGGGACTTGTTTGCTTCCTTTCTGCCTGGGATTTCCATTACGCTGTCTCGGGTTATTACTGGAGACCTCAAACAAGGTCACAAACCCACCGTTTCTGCCATCAGACTCTTTTATCTGATTGTTGGCTTGGTGATGGCTGATGCACAGCTAGCCAGAGTcccaaagaataaagaaaagctgCCAGTGGAACAAAGCAGAATATCAGAACTAATGGTCCATAGAGGGCCCGACTGGAGTAAAAGTACTGCTGAAAAACTCTTGCTCCTCCTGCGTAAAATAGTTGAATCCTCTTCAGTTCACCCTCACTGGAAAGTGAGGCTGGAGCTGGTGGAACTGGTCCAGCACTTGCTGCAGAACTGCAGTCGGTCACTGGTGGACTCATTCAGTCACCTTTTAAAGGCCTTGGTTGGGCTGGTGAACGACGAAAACCCCGAAGTGCAAAGGCGGTGTCAGGAGGTTCTGCAGGGCATGGCTGAGCAGGGGATGGTCGCGCAGAACCGGGCTCTCGCTGACGTCCTCTCCGAGAACCTCCATTCCCTCGCCACAGCCCTCCCACGCCTCATCAACACTCAGGATGACACAGGCAAAGTTTCCACTTTGAGCCTCTTACTGGGCTATTTGAAGCTGCTGGGCCCCAAGATTAACTTTGTCCTCAACTCCATGTCCCACCTCCAGCGTCTGTCCAAAGCGCTAATGCAGGTCCTGGAGCTGGACGTGACGGATGTGAAGATCGTGGAGGAGAGAGGCGGGGGCAGCGCCAGCCCGTGCGGGCCCGCGGGCTCCCTGGCACGCAGGTGGCAGAGGAAATACTTCCGCTTCTTCACGGAGGAGAAGGttttccagctcctgcagcaagTTTGCCGTGTCCTGGGCTACTATGGGAACCTCTATTTGCTCGTGGATCACTTCACAGCGCTGTACAGTGAGTCTGGCATGTACCGAAAGCAGGCAGCCATGGTGCTAAATGAGCTGCTGGCCGGGGCTGCTGGCATGGGCGTGGATGTCCTTCGGGAGAGGGAAGTTTCACCGAATGTGGATGATCTCAAAGGGTCCGTAACATCCGTCCTTGATGAGTACACAGACCAGGCAAACTGGTATTTGGTCACCAGCATTGATGCAGAAGAAATCAGCCACGAGCACTCTGTGCAGCATTCGAAGCTCAGCGCCCGTCCCAGAGGCGCGTGCAGCAGCGTTCTCCTTCCGTCCCCAGAGCCTCCCGCAACGACCCGCACCATGAACAGCAACATCTGGCAGATCTGCATCCAGCTGGAAGGCATCGGCTGCTTCGCCGCTGTCCTGGGGAGGGAGTTCCGCTTGCTTCTGCTGTCGACTCTCTACCCAGTGTTGGAGAAGGCCGGTGACAAGACTCTGCTCATCAGCGAGACGGCGCTGGGGACACTGGCAGACATATGCGAGGCCTGTGGTTATGACTCTGTGCAGAGTTTGATAAATGAGAATTCGGACTATCTGGTGAACGGGATTTCCTTGAATTTGCGCCAATTGGTGCATCAGCCACACGCTTCCCAGGTCCTGGACACGATGTTGAGGCATTCAGATGCCAGCTTGCTGCCTCTCGTAGAAGATGTTATCCAAGATGTCTTGGCTGCTCTAGACCAGTCCTACAATCACCAGGCTCCCACTTTCCTCAGGGTCCTCCACTCAGTCATGACAGCATTAG TGCGGTGGTTTGGCTCATCCTGCAGTGAGGAACTCCAGGCTGCTGAGGGCCAGAGCAGGACTCTGTCCCTGGGGCCGCAGGTGGTGacagggcaggagctgcagcagttcTTCCTCGACTACGTCAGACAGAAGCAGATTGCGGAGGGCGATCTTCCTGACACAGACGAGGAGGCAG ATGAGGTTCAGCCCTGTGCTAAGCTGGACCCAAATGGCCCAGACACAGAAGGAGAAGCTCCCCTGCCGAGCCACGCTCAGCTGGCCAAGGACACGATGGAGAGGTGCATCCACCTGCTGTCTGATGGGAACCTCCGTGTGCGGCTGCAG GCCCTGGACGTGCTGGAGCTCTGCGTGACTGTGCTGCATCCTCACGGAAACCACCTGCTTCCCCTGGCTCACCGTGCCTGGCCAGCTCTTGTCACCCGGCTAATTAGCGACGACCCTCTGGCGGTGCTCAGAGCCTTCAAG GTGCTGTGCACCCTGGCTCAGCGGTGCGGGGACTTCCTGAGGCAGAGGTTCTCCAGAGACGTGCTGCCCGCGCTGACCAGCTCCCTGCGCAGCCAGGCCCCGGCCAGCGCCCGCGCCGGGCCCATCTACAGCCACACGCTCGCCTTCAAGCTGCAGCTGGCCGTGCTGCAGGGCCTGGGTGCTCTGTGCCAGCGGCTGGACATGG GCGAGAGTGACCTGAATAAAGTGGCAGATGCCTGCCTGATCTACCTCAGTGCCAAGCAGCCCATGAAACTGCAAGAAGCTGCCCAGAG TGTTTTCCTCCACCTGATGCACATGGACCCCGACAGcacctggctgctgctgagcgAGATCTGCTGCCCCGACAGGTACCGGCCCCCCCACGCCAGCCTGCAGCCGGTGCAGCTGCCGGGGATGGGGCGGCAGCGGGACGAGTTCACCGACAATATactggggctgctggagcagctgcagcagtgggAGAGCGTGGAGCCATGGGCTGGCGCCCACCAGGACCCTCCTCCCtga